The following are encoded together in the Adhaeribacter arboris genome:
- a CDS encoding acyltransferase family protein, translating into MIQNSNSTFIDSKKHLLILDALRGLAAIMVVTMHTFELFCEGDYHKLFINHGYLAVDFFFMLSGYVMAHAYDDRWNKMTVVDFCKRRLIRLHPLIILGMTFGALLFYSQASAVFPKIAGTPVWQLVMITGVGYSLIPIPPAMDIRGWNEMHPLNGPAWSLFFEYLANILHVFILRKLPNLVLSLFVFMAAVALFHLAITKTSGDLIGGWSLEPEQLRIGFTRLLFPYMAGMLLRRTVKIGSNKRTFLLTSALLVLVLSFPRVGGHEHLWLNGLYEALIIVLVFPLIIYLGAIGEVKGVRSQKVCTFLGDISYPLYITHFPFVCVYYAWITNNKTPLAQGALIGILLIIGAIALAYAALKMYDLPIRKWLARQFIYTKDKKLPPTRYLQKQGRKL; encoded by the coding sequence GTGATACAAAATTCTAACTCCACTTTCATTGACTCAAAGAAGCATCTGCTCATTCTGGATGCTTTGCGCGGGCTTGCTGCCATCATGGTCGTTACAATGCACACCTTCGAATTGTTTTGCGAAGGCGACTACCACAAACTGTTTATCAACCATGGCTATTTGGCGGTTGATTTTTTCTTTATGCTTTCCGGGTATGTTATGGCACATGCCTATGACGACCGCTGGAACAAGATGACTGTTGTTGATTTTTGCAAGCGCAGGTTGATACGGTTGCACCCGCTCATCATCCTGGGAATGACCTTTGGTGCTTTGCTTTTCTATTCACAAGCGTCAGCCGTTTTTCCGAAAATAGCCGGTACACCGGTTTGGCAGTTGGTTATGATAACGGGTGTTGGGTATTCTTTGATCCCGATACCACCAGCGATGGATATTCGGGGCTGGAACGAAATGCATCCGCTTAACGGACCGGCCTGGTCGCTGTTTTTTGAGTATCTGGCAAACATTTTACATGTATTTATTTTAAGAAAATTACCCAACCTGGTTCTTTCCCTGTTCGTATTCATGGCGGCTGTTGCTTTGTTCCATTTGGCGATAACCAAAACATCAGGTGATTTGATTGGCGGGTGGTCATTGGAGCCAGAACAATTACGAATTGGCTTCACCCGTCTTCTGTTTCCTTACATGGCAGGCATGCTACTGCGCAGGACCGTGAAGATTGGAAGCAATAAAAGGACTTTTTTGTTAACCAGTGCTTTATTGGTTTTGGTTTTAAGTTTTCCACGCGTGGGAGGTCACGAGCATCTTTGGTTAAACGGGTTGTATGAGGCTCTAATCATTGTCCTTGTTTTCCCGCTAATAATATACCTGGGCGCCATTGGGGAAGTGAAAGGAGTTAGGAGCCAAAAGGTCTGCACTTTTCTGGGCGATATTTCATACCCGCTTTACATTACCCATTTTCCTTTTGTCTGCGTTTATTATGCCTGGATTACCAACAATAAAACGCCACTAGCACAAGGTGCTCTAATAGGTATTTTATTGATAATAGGAGCAATTGCCCTGGCGTACGCAGCATTGAAAATGTATGATTTGCCAATCAGAAAATGGTTAGCAAGGCAGTTTATTTACACGAAAGATAAAAAACTGCCACCAACAAGGTATTTGCAAAAGCAGGGCAGGAAGTTGTAA
- a CDS encoding cupin domain-containing protein produces MKRNKFIASILTVMSAPLFALSQLKDKLPRQKKGFKILAGEGRIHGHIKLKGVNSNILDVKVSGSDTNGELAIFEQTSLSQGKGTPLHIHNAQDEIFYVIQGAYKFKVGDEIYNLTTGDSIFLPRQVAHAWTQVSEKGKMTVIMQPAGKLENFFVTMASLNHEPSQQEIAKIFADNDMQVVGPPLKID; encoded by the coding sequence ATGAAAAGAAACAAATTTATTGCATCTATTCTGACTGTAATGTCAGCTCCACTTTTTGCACTTTCGCAATTGAAGGACAAATTGCCTAGACAAAAAAAAGGGTTTAAGATATTAGCAGGCGAAGGGCGAATTCACGGACACATTAAATTGAAAGGAGTAAACTCAAATATTCTTGATGTGAAAGTTTCTGGAAGCGACACTAATGGCGAACTTGCAATTTTTGAGCAGACTTCACTGTCGCAGGGCAAAGGAACACCTTTACACATTCACAATGCACAGGACGAAATATTTTATGTCATACAAGGTGCATATAAGTTTAAGGTAGGAGACGAAATATATAATTTAACAACTGGTGACAGTATCTTTTTGCCAAGACAAGTCGCTCATGCTTGGACACAAGTATCAGAAAAAGGAAAAATGACTGTAATAATGCAACCGGCAGGGAAATTGGAAAATTTCTTTGTGACTATGGCTTCGTTAAACCATGAACCAAGTCAGCAGGAAATAGCAAAAATTTTTGCAGATAATGACATGCAGGTTGTTGGACCACCTTTGAAAATTGACTAG
- a CDS encoding putative phage abortive infection protein has protein sequence MALESQDNVDKSEKNDNVIIGLIVLSVILILFSFLAPIIFTGPSNNQRYNFKDTGPIGDTIGGLMNPFIALAGVFITFLAFYMQLKANKIQVDIFNRNQKEQTNLLKEQLFFRLVDNLNQRIINFSYSENTSYKALDNLVNIFFKKIDFECIGLGRQLLAKQPEKIDLVHYIKILQATTLNDLPSPDNAKKLKQSIVERKGFNDRWEYIKHVVGSTDNKNENANNALRAIGHVNFYKIDFSERENIYITVYDDIYREFSGFTDGYTKSLSYLINFIIENNGNQFFIDYLKSNLSTQELILIFYFCASRKSNELFRQNIKLTNLLDGLTQAREKFIDLPSTLELKAEIEHILNRFDVTFG, from the coding sequence ATGGCATTAGAAAGTCAAGACAATGTAGATAAGTCGGAAAAAAATGACAATGTAATTATCGGATTAATAGTTCTTTCAGTAATACTAATCCTATTTTCATTTTTAGCCCCGATTATTTTCACGGGTCCATCAAATAATCAACGATACAACTTCAAGGACACTGGACCAATTGGTGATACTATTGGAGGACTAATGAACCCCTTTATTGCTTTGGCTGGAGTGTTCATTACATTTCTTGCTTTTTATATGCAACTAAAAGCAAACAAAATCCAAGTTGACATCTTCAATAGAAATCAAAAAGAACAAACCAATCTATTGAAAGAGCAGCTATTTTTTCGTCTTGTTGACAATCTCAACCAACGAATAATTAATTTTTCTTACTCCGAAAACACAAGTTATAAAGCTCTAGATAACTTAGTCAACATATTCTTCAAAAAGATTGACTTTGAATGTATTGGATTAGGTCGACAACTATTGGCCAAACAGCCTGAAAAAATAGATTTGGTTCATTATATTAAAATCCTTCAAGCGACTACTCTGAATGATTTACCATCTCCCGATAACGCAAAGAAACTAAAACAATCGATAGTAGAGAGAAAAGGTTTTAATGACAGATGGGAATACATCAAACATGTTGTTGGAAGTACCGACAATAAAAATGAAAATGCAAACAACGCGTTAAGGGCAATAGGTCACGTCAATTTTTACAAAATAGATTTCAGTGAGAGAGAAAACATCTATATAACCGTCTATGATGATATTTATCGTGAATTTAGCGGATTTACGGATGGCTACACCAAAAGTTTATCATACCTTATAAACTTCATAATCGAAAATAATGGAAATCAGTTTTTTATTGACTACTTAAAAAGTAACCTAAGTACTCAAGAACTTATTTTAATTTTCTATTTCTGTGCATCGAGGAAATCGAATGAACTTTTCCGACAAAATATCAAATTAACTAACCTGTTAGACGGCTTAACACAAGCTAGGGAAAAATTCATTGATTTGCCTTCAACGTTAGAGTTAAAAGCGGAGATTGAGCATATTCTAAATAGGTTCGATGTTACTTTCGGATAA
- a CDS encoding porin family protein has protein sequence MKKFTLFLFCLVAFFTISQAQAQTPVKNKYLNAGIGLAAYTAGGIPIGASLEVDYKNNISIGGFFDYARYGYQSFGYKWNYNFLYFGARGSYHLGELLKDLDMDDSKFDPYAGVSLGIRTAWYNDNTDYNDFKSPYSGGIFLGVHAGSRYLFSEKLGGFAEIGYGVSALRLGITAKF, from the coding sequence ATGAAAAAATTTACCTTATTTCTGTTCTGTTTAGTAGCTTTTTTTACCATTTCTCAAGCGCAAGCCCAAACGCCTGTTAAAAACAAATATTTAAACGCCGGCATTGGTTTAGCGGCTTATACCGCCGGTGGTATTCCCATTGGGGCCTCTTTGGAGGTAGATTACAAAAATAATATTTCCATTGGTGGCTTTTTCGACTATGCCCGGTACGGCTACCAATCTTTCGGCTACAAGTGGAACTACAATTTCCTGTATTTCGGGGCTCGCGGCTCTTACCATTTGGGCGAGTTGCTGAAAGACCTGGACATGGACGACAGCAAATTTGACCCGTATGCCGGGGTATCGCTCGGAATCAGAACGGCCTGGTACAACGACAACACCGATTATAATGATTTCAAAAGTCCTTACTCCGGTGGTATTTTCTTAGGGGTACACGCCGGTAGCCGGTACCTATTCTCGGAAAAACTAGGTGGTTTTGCTGAAATAGGCTACGGCGTTTCCGCGCTGCGCCTGGGCATCACGGCTAAATTTTAA
- a CDS encoding sensor histidine kinase: MRFHILLSVLLLSLIQFVCVSSSWAAAEPLITLKSKLISYDIGNQVYLREDPTGKLTFDQVKAQRALFTRSQQEAPVYGPSSSAVWAVFRVRNNSPEDKWYLEVGSSFLHEVDLYRETTNGNFEKIKSGAGQPYESRPVKTNRLILPLNLPAGAEHTYYARFRSRNILRFPLQIATMPALYEKNHTIDLLNGIYFGLLFALMMYNLFVYFSLGDKAYLFYILFIFSIAADTACIRGYLLEWLPGPLAWIVHIRLFAGLAILFSLWFTNAILQVKQYLPKLYRLRWIIVVSVGIIMLLNLLRLYVWSFAWMLISFIPVYLYVYTAGILIYRRGFKPALYYTLGLAALGIGILIYIAKDNNLVPETAFTESSLQLGSFIEAVVLSYALASKFNFYKLEKEQAQAQAMQQAIAFSQELIQSQENERKRIAAELHDSVGQSLILMKNRILLLKKRLDDPERLARHADDLTETVSHTISEIRTISYGLRPFQLDMLGLTQSINGLADEVAEGSGIDIRVKADSIDNLFPKEQEINVYRIVQECLNNIVKHSGATSAHVNIIRENGQIQLSVEDNGKGMNPANTQSAPKSGFGLRGMQERLSILTGKLQIKSAEPQGTIIQITLPVTTLAPVLTPATSEYVS, from the coding sequence ATGCGTTTTCATATTCTTTTGTCGGTGTTACTGTTAAGTTTAATACAGTTCGTCTGCGTTTCATCTTCCTGGGCCGCAGCGGAACCGCTCATAACTTTAAAAAGCAAATTAATTAGTTACGATATTGGCAACCAGGTTTATTTACGCGAAGACCCTACCGGAAAACTAACTTTTGATCAGGTGAAGGCGCAACGTGCCTTATTTACCAGAAGCCAGCAGGAAGCGCCGGTGTACGGGCCTTCTTCTTCGGCGGTTTGGGCAGTGTTCCGGGTCCGTAATAACAGCCCGGAAGATAAATGGTACCTGGAAGTGGGTAGTTCTTTTCTGCACGAAGTAGATTTATACCGCGAGACCACCAACGGCAACTTTGAGAAAATAAAATCCGGGGCGGGACAACCCTACGAATCCCGCCCCGTGAAAACAAACCGGTTAATTTTACCGCTTAACCTGCCCGCTGGGGCCGAACATACGTACTATGCGCGTTTCCGGAGCCGCAACATTCTGCGTTTTCCCCTGCAAATAGCTACCATGCCGGCGCTTTACGAGAAGAACCACACCATTGACCTCTTGAATGGTATTTACTTTGGTTTGCTGTTCGCCCTGATGATGTACAATTTATTCGTCTATTTTTCTTTGGGTGATAAAGCGTATTTGTTTTACATTTTATTTATCTTTTCGATTGCGGCCGATACTGCCTGTATCCGGGGTTACCTGTTGGAATGGCTGCCCGGGCCCCTCGCCTGGATAGTACACATCCGGCTGTTTGCGGGTTTAGCCATTTTGTTTTCGCTGTGGTTTACCAATGCTATTTTACAAGTAAAACAGTATTTACCCAAACTTTACCGCTTGCGCTGGATTATTGTGGTATCGGTGGGCATTATCATGCTGTTAAACTTACTGCGCCTGTATGTCTGGAGTTTTGCCTGGATGTTAATTTCCTTTATTCCGGTTTATTTGTACGTGTACACGGCCGGTATTCTGATTTACCGGCGCGGCTTTAAACCGGCGCTTTATTATACTTTAGGTTTAGCCGCCTTAGGTATCGGTATTTTAATTTATATCGCTAAAGACAATAATTTAGTACCCGAAACGGCTTTTACCGAAAGCAGTCTGCAACTCGGTTCGTTCATTGAAGCAGTAGTTTTATCGTACGCGTTGGCCAGCAAGTTTAATTTTTACAAGCTGGAAAAAGAACAAGCGCAAGCTCAGGCCATGCAGCAGGCCATTGCTTTCTCGCAGGAATTAATTCAGTCGCAGGAAAACGAGCGTAAACGCATTGCCGCCGAACTGCACGACAGTGTGGGGCAGAGTTTAATTCTGATGAAAAACCGTATTCTTCTGCTGAAAAAACGCTTAGATGACCCCGAAAGATTAGCCCGCCACGCCGACGATTTAACTGAAACTGTTTCTCATACCATCAGCGAAATCCGGACTATTTCTTACGGGCTGCGTCCTTTTCAGTTAGACATGCTGGGGCTCACGCAATCCATTAACGGCCTGGCCGACGAGGTGGCCGAAGGCAGCGGTATTGACATCCGGGTAAAAGCTGATTCGATCGATAACTTATTTCCGAAAGAACAAGAAATTAACGTGTACCGCATTGTGCAGGAATGTTTAAATAACATTGTAAAACACTCCGGCGCTACCAGTGCCCACGTGAACATTATTCGGGAAAACGGTCAAATACAGCTGAGCGTGGAAGATAACGGGAAAGGAATGAACCCGGCAAATACCCAATCGGCGCCTAAAAGCGGGTTTGGTTTACGCGGGATGCAAGAACGACTCAGTATATTAACGGGTAAATTACAAATTAAGTCCGCCGAGCCCCAAGGTACTATTATTCAAATTACGCTACCGGTTACAACACTTGCCCCAGTACTAACCCCTGCCACCAGCGAATATGTTTCTTAA
- the eat gene encoding ethanolamine permease — translation MTPTQPELKKVLKPVHLWAMGVGLVISGEYFGWNYGWGVAGTLGFLVATLLVTIFYLTFVFSFTELTTSIPHAGGPFAYAYRAMGPLGALIAGYATLVEFVFAAPAIAFALGSYVHFLYPSVPVLVTALGSYVVFTGLNVLGVKESALFSVVVTTLAVLELVVYLGIVAPAFKPANFFHNPLPFGWWGVFAALPFAIWLYVCIEGIAMVAEEVKDSKKAIAKGYISSILTLLVLALAVMIITGGITDWKNLATIDYPLPAAIGLVLGKNNPVTQLFAGIGLFGLVASFHGIILTYSRQVFALARSRYLPVSLSRIHSRFKTPHWALSAGAGFGILALFFLDTSKLVILSTFGAVVMYLVSMVSLFILRKKEPHLPRPFKAPGYPYLPAIAILLAAVSALAILYYYTWLCILFVAGLCITFLIFYLTGSHKKLISQDVTLKSVPTAGIPLVNPVPNSSE, via the coding sequence ATGACTCCAACTCAACCCGAATTAAAAAAGGTTTTAAAGCCGGTTCATCTCTGGGCAATGGGAGTGGGGCTGGTTATTTCGGGAGAGTATTTTGGTTGGAACTACGGTTGGGGAGTAGCCGGAACACTGGGATTTCTAGTGGCTACCTTACTGGTAACTATTTTCTACCTTACGTTTGTCTTTAGTTTTACCGAGCTAACTACTTCTATTCCGCACGCCGGCGGCCCTTTTGCTTACGCCTACCGGGCCATGGGACCCCTCGGCGCTTTGATAGCCGGCTACGCTACTCTGGTAGAATTTGTCTTTGCTGCACCGGCCATTGCTTTTGCCTTAGGAAGTTACGTGCATTTTTTGTATCCTTCGGTTCCCGTATTAGTTACGGCTTTAGGTAGTTACGTGGTTTTTACCGGCTTAAATGTATTAGGCGTTAAAGAATCGGCTTTATTTTCGGTGGTGGTAACTACTTTGGCGGTGCTGGAGTTAGTAGTTTACCTGGGTATTGTGGCGCCAGCGTTTAAACCCGCCAACTTTTTTCATAATCCATTGCCGTTTGGCTGGTGGGGCGTATTTGCGGCCTTGCCTTTTGCCATTTGGCTGTACGTGTGCATCGAAGGCATAGCCATGGTGGCCGAAGAAGTAAAAGACAGCAAAAAAGCCATTGCGAAAGGGTATATTTCCAGTATTTTAACTTTACTCGTATTAGCCCTGGCCGTAATGATTATAACCGGCGGAATTACCGATTGGAAAAATCTGGCTACCATTGATTATCCTTTGCCCGCTGCCATTGGCCTGGTATTAGGTAAAAATAATCCGGTTACCCAGTTATTTGCCGGAATTGGTTTGTTTGGTTTAGTGGCCTCTTTTCACGGTATTATTTTAACGTATTCGCGGCAGGTATTTGCTTTGGCTCGTAGCCGTTATTTACCGGTTTCGCTATCCCGGATTCATTCTCGTTTTAAAACCCCGCATTGGGCCTTATCAGCGGGAGCCGGCTTTGGCATACTCGCTTTGTTTTTCCTGGATACCAGTAAACTGGTTATCTTATCTACGTTCGGGGCAGTGGTCATGTACTTGGTAAGTATGGTTAGTTTATTTATTTTACGAAAGAAAGAACCTCATTTACCGCGGCCATTTAAAGCTCCTGGTTATCCGTACTTGCCGGCTATTGCTATTTTGCTGGCCGCCGTTTCCGCTTTGGCTATTTTGTATTACTATACCTGGTTGTGTATCCTGTTCGTAGCTGGTTTATGTATTACTTTTTTAATTTTTTATTTAACCGGCAGTCATAAAAAGCTGATAAGCCAGGATGTTACTTTAAAATCGGTACCTACGGCCGGAATACCTCTGGTGAACCCGGTCCCTAACTCTTCGGAATAA
- a CDS encoding ethanolamine ammonia-lyase subunit EutB produces the protein MSYRYTIRQHTYTFPDLKVLLAKASPYRSGDVLAGLAALTYEERVAAQLTLADVPLQIFLNEALIPYEEDEVTRLIIDTHSATAFAPIRHFTVGEFRDWLLSDKADTLTLQQLGPGITPEMAAAVSKLMRNQDLIGVAQKCENITRFRNTIGLKGHLATRLQPNHPTDHPKGIAAVVLDGLLNGSGDAVIGINPASDHPATAALLLEMLDYVRQQYYIPTQSCILCHVTTTLELIEQHAPVDLVFQSIGGTEKANQSFGIHLALLQEAYEAALSLKRGTIGNNVMYFETGQGSALSANAHFDVDQQTCEARAYAVARHFKPHLVNSVVGFIGPEYLYNGKQIIRAALEDHFCAKIMGLPMGVDICYTNHADADQDDMDNLLTLLGVAGCNFIMGVPGADDIMLNYQSTSFHDALYIRKVLGLRPAPEFEEWLLQQGIINKSGQILPVSSSHPLLQQLA, from the coding sequence ATGAGCTATCGCTATACCATCCGTCAGCATACTTACACTTTCCCGGATTTGAAAGTGTTACTGGCCAAAGCTTCGCCGTACCGGTCCGGCGATGTTTTAGCTGGTTTAGCTGCTCTTACTTACGAAGAAAGAGTGGCCGCGCAACTAACCCTGGCCGACGTACCCCTGCAGATTTTTCTAAACGAAGCCCTGATTCCGTACGAAGAAGATGAAGTTACCCGCCTTATTATCGATACCCATTCGGCAACGGCTTTTGCCCCGATTCGGCATTTTACGGTAGGTGAATTTCGCGATTGGTTACTCAGCGATAAGGCGGATACCCTTACTTTGCAGCAATTAGGACCCGGCATAACGCCCGAAATGGCCGCCGCCGTGAGTAAATTAATGCGCAACCAGGACCTGATTGGCGTAGCGCAGAAATGCGAAAATATTACGCGGTTCCGCAATACTATTGGTTTAAAAGGCCATTTAGCTACGCGCTTGCAACCCAACCATCCTACGGATCATCCGAAAGGAATTGCGGCAGTGGTATTGGATGGTTTATTGAACGGGAGCGGGGATGCGGTAATTGGTATTAATCCGGCCAGCGACCATCCGGCTACGGCGGCTCTCTTGCTGGAGATGCTCGATTACGTGCGGCAACAATACTATATTCCAACGCAAAGTTGTATTTTATGCCACGTAACTACTACCCTGGAGTTAATAGAACAACATGCTCCCGTGGACTTGGTTTTCCAATCTATTGGCGGTACCGAAAAAGCGAATCAGAGCTTTGGTATTCACTTGGCTTTATTGCAGGAAGCCTACGAAGCGGCCTTGTCTTTAAAACGGGGCACCATCGGGAACAACGTCATGTATTTTGAAACGGGTCAGGGGAGCGCCTTGTCGGCGAATGCCCACTTTGATGTAGACCAGCAAACCTGCGAAGCGCGGGCATACGCGGTGGCGCGCCACTTTAAACCGCACCTGGTAAATTCGGTGGTAGGCTTTATTGGGCCGGAATACTTATACAACGGCAAGCAGATTATCCGGGCGGCTCTCGAAGACCATTTCTGCGCGAAAATTATGGGCTTGCCCATGGGCGTAGATATTTGCTATACCAATCACGCCGATGCCGACCAGGATGATATGGATAATTTGTTGACACTTTTAGGCGTGGCGGGTTGTAACTTTATCATGGGGGTACCGGGCGCCGATGATATTATGTTGAATTACCAGTCCACTTCTTTTCACGATGCTTTGTATATCCGGAAAGTGCTGGGCTTGCGACCGGCTCCCGAGTTTGAAGAGTGGTTGTTGCAGCAAGGAATTATAAACAAATCCGGCCAAATTTTACCCGTTAGCAGCAGTCATCCTTTGCTGCAGCAATTAGCTTAA
- the eutC gene encoding ethanolamine ammonia-lyase subunit EutC: MKKESLSNAKPMAADPWEALRAFTAARIALGRTGVSEPLHSSLQFKLAHAHARDAVYSELNTPEISNAIEKQFALPVYLLQSQVSNRQEYLQRPDLGRKLNPTSLQQLQLLAAPVADVALILGDGLSAEAINAHALPLLQILVPALRAAGFSLAPVTVVQQARVAISDEVGLALNAKIALILIGERPGLSAPDSMGAYLTYQPRPGLTDESRNCLSNIRVGGLAYKVAAGKLLYLIKESLRLQLSGVRLKDNVNLLS; encoded by the coding sequence ATGAAGAAAGAATCTTTATCTAATGCTAAGCCGATGGCGGCCGACCCTTGGGAAGCATTACGCGCTTTTACCGCCGCCCGCATTGCTTTAGGCCGGACCGGGGTATCGGAGCCATTACATTCTTCGCTGCAATTTAAACTAGCCCACGCCCATGCCCGCGACGCCGTTTATTCCGAATTAAACACCCCGGAAATTAGTAACGCCATAGAAAAGCAGTTTGCTTTGCCGGTTTACTTATTACAAAGCCAGGTAAGCAACCGGCAGGAATATTTACAACGCCCGGATTTAGGCCGGAAATTAAATCCGACTTCGCTGCAACAACTACAACTTTTGGCAGCTCCGGTGGCCGATGTGGCTCTTATTTTGGGGGATGGTTTGTCCGCGGAGGCAATAAATGCGCATGCTTTACCTCTGTTGCAAATCTTGGTTCCAGCTTTACGCGCGGCTGGTTTCAGTTTAGCGCCGGTAACAGTAGTACAACAAGCCCGCGTAGCTATTAGCGACGAAGTAGGTTTGGCCTTAAATGCCAAAATTGCGCTGATTCTGATCGGGGAAAGACCGGGTTTAAGCGCACCGGACAGCATGGGCGCTTATTTAACATACCAACCTCGCCCCGGTTTAACCGATGAATCCCGTAATTGCCTTTCTAACATCCGGGTGGGCGGCCTTGCTTATAAGGTTGCCGCCGGAAAATTACTGTATTTAATAAAAGAATCTTTGCGCTTACAACTATCCGGTGTCCGGCTAAAAGATAACGTGAATCTGCTGTCCTGA